Proteins encoded in a region of the Vicia villosa cultivar HV-30 ecotype Madison, WI linkage group LG5, Vvil1.0, whole genome shotgun sequence genome:
- the LOC131605847 gene encoding uncharacterized protein LOC131605847, which translates to METKGRKPFFLNFKKVPTQLKIFCDNISGSLKFSDSLNTLISLLVPSLEEFSYLLGLPVLNKIPYTGKEEEPKLEVIAAALHLPRSEIEKVWISKKEYSGLPLDFLYEKAEILAKASSMDALEAVLSLLIYGQVLFFHYDKIVDVAAINIFLSKNPLSFDDILWYQKKFEGTLLFDSCGDFPNIPLLGVRGGITYNPILARHQFGFALKDKPRSLYLSAEYFHYDSDKEKKRDLFIKAWMKVKKVGAKDIGRRNYMPWDPYFQWVYDRVMEFGMPYPSDTPIVPRVAPPAAPIAFEPYIPAPNEDLVATVNRLKREREDFERRLLKVEAEKEVLIQDAKEKETLLDYFSRKWKIEDFVSPDQINSWENEISRLVQEREEMIKAHKEEVRVLKRRRRQEDKNPGI; encoded by the exons ATGGAAACAAAAGGCCGTAAACCGTTCTTCCTCAATTTCAAGAAAGTGCCAACACAATTGAAGATTTTCTGCGACAACATCTCTGGTTCTCTCAAATTCAGTGATTCTCTCAATACACTCATAAGTTTG ttaGTACCATCCTTGGAAGAATTCTCCTACTTGCTTGGACTCCCTGTGCTTAATAAAATTCCttatactggtaaagaagaagagCCTAAGttggaagtcattgctgctgccctGCACTTGCCGAGATCAGAAATTGAGAAGGTTTGGATTAgtaagaaagagtattctggattaCCCCTTGATTTCCTCTACGAAAAAGCGGAAATTCTTGCTAAAGCTTCAAGTATGGATGCCTTGGAAGCTGTGTTGTCTCTCTTAATTTATGGACAAGTTTTGTTTTTCCATTATGACAAAATTGTTGATGTGGCTGCTATCAATAtattccttagcaagaatccg ctttctttCGACGACATCCTATGGTACCAAAAGAAGTTTGAGGGAACCTTGctatttgatagttgtggagatttcCCTAATATACCTCTCCTTGGTGTTCGTggaggaataacttataatcccattctagctcgacatcagtttggcttTGCCTTGAAGGATAAACCACGTTCTTTGTATCTCAGTGCAGAATATTTCCATTATGATTccgacaaagagaagaagagagacctTTTCATCAAAGCTTGGATGAAAGTAAAGAAAGTTGGCGCAAAGGATATAGGAAGGAGAAATTACATGCCATGGGATCCATATTTCcaatgggtttatgatcgagttATGGAATTTGGGATGCCTTATCCATCTGATACACCCATAGTTCCAAGGGTAGCTCCTCCTGCTGCCCCAATTGCATTTGAGCCATACATTCCTGCTCCAAATGAAGACCTGGTTGCAACTGTTAACCGACTGAAAAGGGAAAGGGAAGACTTTGAGAGACGCTTACTAAAAGTGGAAGCTGAAAAAGAGGTGTTAATACAAGATGCCAAAGAGAAAGAGACTTTACTTGATTACTTTTCccgcaaatggaagattgaagattttgtttctCCAGATCAGATTAATTCATGGGAAAACGAAATTTCTAGGCTTGTTCAAGAAAGAGAGGAAATGATCAAGGCACACAAGGAAGAAGTCCGAGTCCTAAAGAGGAGGCGTCGTCAGGAAGACAAAAATCCTGGGATTTAG